A region from the Spirochaeta thermophila DSM 6192 genome encodes:
- a CDS encoding glycoside hydrolase family 5 protein: MKRKWIIVLAAGVVLAAGVGVGLRLATGGSVVDRHGMLQVRGSAICDAHGRQIQLRGMSLFWSQWSAPFWNPELVRNLARTWKVSLIRAAMGVENAYLTSNKYHKNLLMKVVDAAIEEGIYVIIDWHSHNIYLPQAEAFFAEMAERYGNVPNVIFEIYNEPDTETWDEIKAYAVRIIETIRSKGAKNLIIVGTPHWSQDVDVAADDPITGYENIAYTLHFYAGTHREDLREKARYALSKGLPLFVTEWGTCEASGDGPIDIEESERWLAFLDEHMISWANWAMNDKRESASALVFGASTTGPWPDEQLTESGRFVKAKIMEAPVRVGRRVE; the protein is encoded by the coding sequence ATGAAGCGGAAGTGGATCATCGTGCTCGCGGCGGGGGTGGTGCTCGCGGCGGGCGTGGGGGTGGGGCTCCGCCTCGCCACCGGCGGGTCGGTGGTGGATCGGCACGGGATGCTCCAGGTGAGGGGGAGTGCGATCTGCGACGCCCATGGGCGGCAGATTCAGCTTCGCGGGATGAGCCTCTTCTGGAGCCAGTGGTCGGCGCCGTTCTGGAATCCGGAGCTGGTGAGAAACCTCGCCCGTACCTGGAAGGTCTCCCTCATCAGGGCGGCCATGGGAGTGGAGAACGCCTACCTCACGAGCAACAAGTACCACAAAAACCTCCTCATGAAGGTGGTGGATGCCGCCATAGAGGAGGGCATCTACGTGATCATCGACTGGCACTCACACAACATCTACCTCCCGCAGGCCGAGGCCTTCTTTGCCGAGATGGCCGAGCGCTACGGCAATGTGCCCAACGTGATCTTCGAGATCTACAACGAGCCCGACACCGAGACGTGGGACGAGATCAAGGCCTATGCGGTGCGCATCATCGAGACCATACGCTCGAAGGGGGCGAAGAACCTCATCATTGTGGGCACGCCGCACTGGTCGCAGGACGTGGATGTGGCGGCCGACGATCCGATTACAGGGTACGAGAACATCGCCTATACCCTCCACTTCTACGCAGGGACGCACCGGGAGGATCTGAGGGAAAAGGCCCGGTATGCCCTCTCCAAGGGGCTCCCCTTGTTCGTGACCGAGTGGGGAACCTGCGAGGCCTCGGGCGACGGGCCGATCGATATCGAGGAATCGGAACGCTGGCTCGCCTTTCTCGACGAGCACATGATAAGCTGGGCCAACTGGGCCATGAACGACAAGCGTGAGAGCGCCTCGGCCCTGGTCTTCGGGGCAAGCACCACAGGGCCCTGGCCCGATGAGCAGCTCACCGAGTCGGGACGGTTTGTGAAGGCAAAGATCATGGAGGCTCCGGTGCGCGTGGGGAGGCGAGTGGAGTAG